A genome region from Penicillium psychrofluorescens genome assembly, chromosome: 3 includes the following:
- a CDS encoding uncharacterized protein (ID:PFLUO_005134-T1.cds;~source:funannotate): MRYSWINGLLFLAASPLTALAVPIDPGFQPDNGEQQDNYARQYMPGQTYSHHGIGAGGVGAGRPGVGVPGVGVPGVGTGAGVGAGVGAGVGAGVGAGVGAGVGAGLGAGSVHLRRNWRGRYRYRRPNWGHGALNALTHPHINLARNYDGYRNGEEGYNNGYGEEGYDDNDVIHIPTPSSVTLERKWYREGEPGYNNGYGEEGYNGNDELEIPSVTLERKWYNNGEENGEYNGNEGYNNGYNNEGYNNEGYNDNEWNNGETTIDVPTPSAVVLKRNWIQHTNAWWNSDRGCNGNWNNGNNENCGNEWNGNYNNGYNNGQWNNGYNNGYNGYRGGLRPTPSSVVIARNWNGNGNYNNGQWNNGQYNNGQWNNGYNNGYNNGQYNNGQWNNGYNNGQMNNGYNNGYNNGYNNGQWNSAIYPSATPGIQIGTNYVRDAATDATEE, encoded by the coding sequence ATGCGTTACTCCTGGATCAACGGccttctcttcttggccgcctcGCCCTTGACGGCCCTCGCCGTCCCTATCGATCCCGGCTTTCAGCCTGACAATGGCGAACAGCAAGACAACTATGCCCGTCAGTACATGCCCGGACAGACCTATTCCCACCACGGAATCGGCGCTGGGGGTGTTGGGGCCGGGAGACCCGGAGTCGGCGTTCCTGGCGTGGGCGTTCCGGGTGTGGGCACTGGCGCAGGTGTCGGCGCGGGTGTGGGCGCCGGTGTCGGAGCAGGCGTCGGAGCAGGCGTTGGTGCAGGCGTTGGTGCTGGCCTCGGCGCCGGCAGCGTACACTTGCGCCGGAACTGGCGCGGAAGATACCGCTACCGCCGCCCGAACTGGGGGCACGGCGCTTTGAACGCGCTGACGCACCCTCATATCAATCTGGCGCGCAACTATGATGGCTACCGCAACGGCGAGGAAGGCTACAACAATGGTTACGGCGAGGAAGGGTACGATGACAACGATGTGATCCACATCCCTACTCCCTCGTCGGTCACTCTTGAGCGCAAGTGGTACCGAGAGGGTGAGCCCGGCTACAACAATGGCtacggcgaggagggctaCAATGGCAACGACGAGCTCGAGATTCCCTCTGTGACTCTGGAGCGCAAGTGGTACAACAACGGCGAGGAAAATGGCGAGTACAACGGAAACGAGGGCTACAACAACGGCTACAACAACGAGGGCTACAACAATGAGGGCTACAACGATAACGAGTGGAACAACGGCGAGACCACTATTGACGTGCCCACTCCCTCGGCGGTCGTCTTGAAGCGCAACTGGATCCAGCACACCAACGCATGGTGGAACTCTGACCGCGGCTGCAATGGCAACTGGAACAACGGCAACAACGAGAACTGTGGTAACGAATGGAACGGGAACTACAACAATGGCTACAACAATGGCCAGTGGAACAACGGCTACAATAACGGTTATAACGGCTACCGCGGCGGCCTGCGTCCCACCCCCTCGTCGGTCGTGATTGCTCGCAACTGGAACGGCAACGGCAACTACAACAACGGCCAGTGGAACAACGGCCAATACAACAACGGTCAGTGGAACAACGGCTATAACAATGGCTACAACAATGGCCAGTACAACAATGGTCAGTGGAACAACGGCTACAACAACGGCCAGATGAACAATGGCTACAACAACGGTTACAACAACGGGTACAACAATGGTCAGTGGAACAGCGCGATCTACCCTTCAGCCACTCCCGGTATCCAGATCGGCACAAACTATGTGCGGGATGCTGCTACTGATGCCACCGAGGAGTAA
- a CDS encoding uncharacterized protein (ID:PFLUO_005137-T1.cds;~source:funannotate) produces the protein MPRPSTREEVLARLRKTVADGSIIVGAGAGIGLSAKAVEQGGVDLILIYNSGRFRMAGRGSLAGLMPYSDANQVVVEMASEVLPVVEDTPVLAGVCGTDPFRSMANFLPELQKLGFVGVQNFPTVGLIDGQFRQNLEETGMGYDREVEMIATAHRLGLVTTPYVFGPDDAVQMARAGADVIVAHAGLTTSGAIGARSGKSLEECVPFVQDIRDAAVHINPDILVLCHGGPIAQPADAEFVLSRTVGVHGFFGASSMERLPVEVAIKENAEAFKGLKVQLK, from the exons ATGCCTCGTCCATCAACCCGTGAAGAAGTGCTCGCTAGACTACGCAAGACTGTCGCCGATGGCTCAatcatcgtcggcgccggcgcTG GCATTGGACTATCAGCCAAAGCAGTCGAGCAAGGAGGCGTCGACCTGATACTGATATATAACTCGGGCCGATTCCGGATGGCCGGCCGTGGGTCACTGGCCGGTTTGATGCCATACTCAGATGCAAACCAGGTAGTTGTGGAAATG GCCAGCGAGGTTCTCCCTGTCGTAGAGGACACGCCCGTGTTGGCCGGGGTGTGCGGCACAGATCCATTCCGTTCAATGGCGAACTTTCTACCCGAGCTCCAGAAGCTAGGTTTTGTCGGCGTGCAGAATTTCCCAACCGTCGGCCTGATTGATGGCCAGTTCCGCCAGAATCTCGAAGAGACAGGAATGGGCTACGACCGGGAGGTAGAGATGATCGCCACCGCACACAGACTCGGCCTCGTCACCACGCCATATGTCTTTGGGCCGGACGATGCCGTGCAGATGGCTCGCGCAGGCGCCGATGTTATAGTTGCGCACGCGGGCCTGACTACCTCTGGTGCCATTGGTGCGCGCAGCGGCAAGTCGTTGGAAGAATGTGTTCCATTTGTCCAGGACATTCGCGATGCTGCTGTCCATATCAATCCGGATATCCTGGTGCTCTGTCATGGCGGACCTATTGCGCAGCCGGCAGATGCCGAGTTTGTTTTATCGCGCACCGTGGGGGTGCACGGCTTCTTTGGGGCGAGTAGTATGGAGAGATTGCCTGTTGAGGTGGCGATCAAGGAGAATGCAGAGGCCTTCAAAGGACTGAAGGTGCAACTGAAATAA
- a CDS encoding uncharacterized protein (ID:PFLUO_005139-T1.cds;~source:funannotate) — MAAPAQKFKVADISLAAFGRREIELSEVEMPGLMAIREKYGADQPLKGARIAGCLHMTIQTAVLIETLTHLGAEVTWTSCNIFSTQDHAAAAIAAAGVPVFAWKGETEEEYQWCLDQQLSAFKDGKKLNLILDDGGDLTSLVHTKYPDMLNDCFGVSEETTTGVHHLYRMLKDGKLRVPSINVNDCVTKSKFDNLYGCRESLIDGIKRATDVMIAGKVAVVAGYGDVGKGCAQALSSMGARVIITEVDPINALQAAVQGYQVTTMEEAAPAGQIFVTTTGCRDILVGRHFEAMRNDAIVCNIGHFDIEIDVAWLKANSQSVQNIKPQVDRYLLNGKHIILLAEGRLVNLGCATGHSSFVMSCSFSNQVLAQIALFKAEDVAFGQKYVEFGTSGKKPVGVYVLPKALDEQVARCHLEHVNAKLTTLTSVQADYLSLDVNGPYKSEIYRY, encoded by the exons atggccgcccCCGCCCAGAAGTTCAAGGTCGCTGACATC TCGCTCGCTGCCTTTGGCCGCCGCGAGATTGAGCTCTCCGAGGTTGAGATGCCCGGTCTGATGGCCATCCGCGAGAAGTACGGTGCCGACCAGCCTCTGAAGGGTGCCCGCATCGCCGGTTGCCTGCACATGA CCATCCAGACTGCTGTCCTCATCGAGACCCTGACTCACCTCGGTGCTGAGGTCACCTGGACCTCCTGCAACATCTTCTCCACCCAGGACCACGCCGCTGCCGCCATCGCTGCCGCCGGTGTCCCTGT CTTCGCCTGGAAGGGTGAGACTGAGGAGGAGTACCAGTGGTGCCTCGACCAGCAGCTGAGCGCCTtcaaggatggcaagaagctcaacctcatcctcgacgacggTGGTGACCTGACCTCGCTCGTCCACACCAAGTACCCTGACATGCTCAACGACTGCTTCGGTGTTTCCGAAGAGACCACCACCGGTGTCCACCACCTGTACCGCATGCTgaaggatggcaagctgcGCGTGCCCTCCATCAACGTCAACGACTGTGTCACCAAGTCCAAGTTCGACAACCTGTACGGCTGCCGCGAGTCCCTCATTGACGGTATCAAGCGTGCTACCGATGTCATGATCGCCGGTAAGGTCGCCGTTGTTGCCGGTTACGGTGATGTCGGCAAGGGCTGCGCTCAGGCTCTTTCCAGCATGGGTGCCCGCGTCATTATCACCGAGGTCGACCCCATCAACGCTCTCCAGGCCGCCGTCCAGGGCTACCAGGTCACCACCATGGAGGAGGCCGCCCCCGCCGGTCAGATCttcgtcaccaccaccggctGCCGTGACATTCTGGTCGGCCGTCACTTCGAGGCCATGCGCAACGACGCCATCGTTTGCAACATTGGTCACTTCGACATTGAGATCGACGTTGCCTGgctcaaggccaactccCAGTCCGTGCAGAACATCAAGCCCCAGGTGGACCGCTACCTCCTGAACGGCAAGCACATCATCCTGCTGGCCGAGGGCCGTCTCGTCAACCTGGGCTGTGCCACCGGCCACTCCTCGTTCGTCATGTCGTGCTCGTTCTCGAACCAGGTCCTGGCTCAGATCGCTCTGTtcaaggccgaggatgtTGCTTTCGGCCAGAAGTACGTCGAGTTCGGCACCTCGGGCAAGAAGCCCGTTGGCGTCTACGTGCTGCCCAAGGCCCTGGACGAGCAGGTCGCCCGCTGCCACTTGGAGCACGTCAACGCCAAGCTGACCACCCTGACCTCCGTCCAGGCCGACTACCTCAGCCTGGATGTCAACGGTCCGTACAAGAGCGAGATCTATCGCTACTAA
- a CDS encoding uncharacterized protein (ID:PFLUO_005136-T1.cds;~source:funannotate), whose protein sequence is MESSRSTRCSQGRISLFSAEVQTSQHIQAAVKFGAQHNLKLAIRNTGHDFLGRSSAPHSLQIFTHHLRNISVHDSFVPFVPSHIRAPKGVKAVTLGAGVQLREMYEYLSTHGLMVVGGSSNTVGAAGGYIQGGGHSIMGWLHGMASDNALEFQVVIADGTLIFANAYQNTDLFFALRGGGGGSFGVVVSVTVNAYPDYPVLFTTTNYTLSKANGPFWGGVQAFHNHLVELNDHGGSGYYLLAPQLPVTESQTEAAGVLFMFFVNQTDMSAVDPLFSPLISDLKNATGVEPSYSTYAFPSMSNMYATFFSGNDTTGTMVRLGSQLMSRSLFETGSSQKLTNVMERLGVGLDSYILGVALAGGQVARNRDIESALNPAWRETLLHMIFTRALSPNMSFAEQEAIATNVTEGVSQLKSVESARMGAYLNEADADEPNFQQSFWGSNYPRLRAIKAERDPSDLFIVRKGVGSENWDDSGLCRIY, encoded by the exons ATGGAATCGTCCCGATCAACACGCTGCTCACAGGGCCGCATTTCGTTGTTCTCTGCTGAAGTACAGACATCTCAGCATATCCAGGCAGCGGTCAAGTTTGGCGCCCAACACAATCTCAAGCTAGCCATCAGAAACACTGGACATGACTTTCTCGGCCGCTCATCCGCTCCACATTCGCTGCAGATTTTCACCCATCACCTGAGAAACATCTCCGTCCATGACAGCTTTGTTCCCTTCGTTCCATCTCATATACGGGCGCCAAAAGGCGTGAAAGCCGTTACGCTCGGCGCTGGAGtccagctgcgcgagatgTATGAATATCTGAGCACGCATGGGTTGATGGTTGTTGGGGGGTCATCGAATACCGTTGGCGCAGCTGGAGGGTATATACAAGGCGGAGGCCATTCTATCATGGGCTGGCTTCATGGTATGGCCAGTGATAATGCGCTTGAATTTCAGGTTGTAATTGCAGAT GGCACGCTTATTTTTGCCAATGCGTATCAAAACACCGATCTATTCTTTGCTCTGcgaggaggtggcggcggttCATTCGGGGTAGTGGTCAGCGTGACCGTGAATGCATATCCGGATTACCCAGTGCTGTTTACAACGACAAATTACACCTTGAGTAAAGCTAATGGTCCATTCTGGGGTGGTGTTCAAGCATTCCATAATCACCTGGTTGAGCTGAACGACCACGGCGGCAGTGGATACTATCTATTGGCACCGCAACTTCCGGTTACAGAAAGCCAAACGGAGGCAGCAGGCGTACTCTTTATGTTTTTCGTCAACCAAACCGACATGAGCGCTGTTGATCCACTCTTCTCCCCGCTAATTTCGGACTTGAAGAATGCAACCGGGGTTGAACCTTCATATTCTACCTACGCCTTTCCGTCCATGTCGAACATGTACGCTACTTTTTTCTCGGGCAATGACACGACCGGCACAATGGTCCGCCTCGGCTCGCAATTGATGTCTCGGTCTTTATTTGAGACTGGGTCCTCTCAAAAGCTTACCAACGTCATGGAAAGGCTCGGAGTAGGCCTTGATAGTTATATCCTCGGAGTGGCTCTTGCCGGAGGCCAAGTCGCCAGAAACAGAGATATCGAATCTGCACTTAATCCCGCTTGGAGGGAAACACTGCTCCATATGATTTTTACGCGGGCATTAAGCCCTAATATGTCTTTTGCTGAGCAAGAGGCTATAGCGACTAATGTAACAGAGGGAGTATCGCAGCTTAAATCAGTTGAGTCGGCCAGAATGGGGGCATATCTGAATGAGGCAGATGCCGATGAGCCTAACTTCCAGCAGTCTTTTTGGGGCTCTAATTATCCTCGTCTACGGGCAATCAAAGCAGAGAGAGATCCAAGCGATCTCTTTATAGTTCGAAAGGGCGTTGGTAGTGAGAACTGGGATGATAGTGGATTATGTCGTATCTACTAG
- a CDS encoding uncharacterized protein (ID:PFLUO_005138-T1.cds;~source:funannotate) produces MATVLILGTCDTKLDELLYTKTQIESHSTCTVLIMDIGRNSTSHPDINITQSDILGSKTDLSNHDRAEYISALAPHATSQTSNLVHKNRIHAILAMGGSCGTGLATTVMRDAVPVGFPKLMVSTMASGDVAPYIGETDIAMMYSVVDIAGRNRVLDRVLANAAGAIAGMARSYYSSQSDGKEKAQEQEGGKSCRIGISMFGVTTPAVMRAQQYFKERLPECEVYIFHATGSGGRAMERLIREGQIDAVLDLTTTEMADEVVGGVLGAGPERLSAATAKDIPRVISVGACDMVNFGGVETVPRRFQSGGDDDGSDGGPKRLFHEHNPTVTLMRTTGDECATIARRIGHNIRGAGGRKCTVVLPTGGVSMLDAPGQPFWDPEADKILFDMLEEQAKAAGIPVVRDSRHINDPEFAQAVAEHLVQLIQGKLNDETGVIYS; encoded by the coding sequence ATGGCGACCGTCCTCATCCTAGGAACATGCGACACCAAACTCGACGAGCTGCTCTACACGAAAACGCAGATCGAATCGCATAGCACATGCACCGTGCTAATAATGGACATCGGACGCAACAGCACCTCCCACCCAGATATCAACATCACACAGTCTGACATACTCGGTTCGAAAACCGATCTGTCCAACCACGATCGCGCAGAATACATCAGCGCTCTCGCTCCACATGCTACATCCCAGACATCCAATCTCGTACACAAAAATCGCATACATGCAATCCTGGCCATGGGCGGCTCCTGCGGTACCGGACTAGCGACGACTGTTATGCGCGACGCGGTCCCAGTAGGGTTTCCTAAGCTGATGGTCTCGACCATGGCGTCTGGTGACGTTGCGCCGTATATAGGCGAGACGGATATCGCCATGATGTACAGTGTTGTCGATATCGCGGGACGCAATCGCGTGCTGGACAGGGTGCTTGCCAACGCTGCCGGAGCGATTGCCGGGATGGCTCGCTCGTACTATTCCTCTCAGTCAGACGGCAAAGAGAAAGCACAGGAGCAAGAGGGCGGAAAGAGTTGCAGAATAGGGATCTCCATGTTCGGGGTCACGACTCCGGCTGTGATGCGCGCGCAGCAGTACTTCAAAGAGCGTCTTCCAGAGTGCGAAGTGTACATCTTCCACGCGACGGGGTCGGGCGGTCGAGCCATGGAGCGGCTGATTCGCGAGGGCCAGATCGACGCCGTGCTGGACCTGACTACGACGGAGATGGCGGATGAGGTTGTGGGCGGAGTGCTTGGTGCCGGACCGGAAAGGCTGTCCGCTGCTACAGCAAAGGATATTCCGAGGGTGATCAGTGTGGGAGCTTGCGATATGGTGAATTTTGGTGGTGTGGAGACGGTTCCGAGAAGGTTTCagagtggtggtgatgatgatggtagcGATGGGGGGCCGAAGAGGCTGTTTCATGAGCATAATCCTACGGTGACACTTATGCGGACGACGGGGGATGAATGTGCTACTATTGCCCGGCGGATTGGACATAATATTCGGGGTGCGGGAGGACGGAAGTGCACGGTGGTGCTTCCCACTGGTGGTGTTAGTATGCTCGATGCACCGGGGCAGCCATTTTGGGACCCTGAGGCGGATAAGATACTCTTCGAcatgctggaggagcaggcaAAAGCTGCAGGGATTCCTGTGGTGCGAGACTCGAGGCATATCAATGATCCGGAGTTTGCGCAAGCAGTGGCGGAACACTTGGTACAGTTGATCCAGGGGAAACTCAACGACGAGACGGGCGTAATCTACAGTTAG
- a CDS encoding uncharacterized protein (ID:PFLUO_005133-T1.cds;~source:funannotate): MAMFATGLLDLPLELLLEITQLLEYGWDLTAFGVANRRLSEIVNTYLYQQILPKCSNAVLQWIVERGNDDAFARCLKADILAYVDRPITRTALQRAICYGHDQIVERFIKNGVTSFHDEEETGRLAALRQYRNTPLVHAVKEGHIAVARVLVAHGIDSFYSPRNRELLTAAAWEGDLAMMKYLTKEAGLDPSKHSKPALACAARSGQTQATELLLERGANPNLGNESEGLPLAIAANLGQIEIVRLLLAYGTNVNPTPAHQELPIYSAMRAKKGNKVAMISLIADHMNLNLLRTGDDNRVTLLTIAAALGRDELVQELLQEGCYPNHTWSEEALYDNLGSQGPLEWAAEEGYDSIVKMILAHGVIGNGQKPLTRAIQNGKLQVAKVLLNRYSKDYRKKSWFSDLLLSALKHDACFELLMDHGANPTYAEKEGKFLIQHVLESGRPSLAQALLRRGFPLEFPPSTQWNIERSVLLSASRGGVAMLELLFQNGFDLLAAEDDDIQPAINGAIQRGDVPVASFFLNLGFTVPYDDMLPKHISQAARLQSSDSPTEMLLDTLLRSGVDINARDERQRTCIWDAITLYHPNQLNVLLQRGADPRLQDENGDSPLIFASTQIEQPISCYVKCVQILLEWIELHRTELSREELYQELSKAEAGAVRHNNKKIVRMLQRFQRVHFDSV, from the coding sequence ATGGCTATGTTTGCCACGGGactcctcgatcttccccTCGAACTCCTCCTAGAAATCACCCAACTTCTGGAATATGGCTGGGATCTGACAGCGTTTGGCGTGGCCAATCGCCGTCTCTCCGAGATCGTCAACACATACCTCTACCAGCAAATACTTCCCAAGTGCAGCAACGCAGTATTGCAATGGATTGTCGAGCGAGGCAATGACGATGCTTTTGCCCGATGTCTCAAGGCGGATATCCTGGCATATGTGGACAGGCCCATCACCAGGACAGCGTTGCAGAGAGCAATATGTTATGGACACGATCAAATAGTTGAACGTTTCATTAAGAATGGCGTCACCTCCTTTCatgacgaggaggaaacTGGCCGTCTTGCTGCCCTACGCCAATACCGGAATACCCCGCTTGTTCATGCCGTGAAGGAGGGACACATAGCCGTCGCACGGGTTCTGGTTGCGCATGGGATCGACAGTTTTTATTCTCCAAGAAACCGCGAGCTGCTAACGGCTGCTGCGTGGGAGGGAGATCTTGCGATGATGAAGTATCTTACGAAGGAGGCAGGCTTAGACCCAAGTAAACATAGCAAGCCGGCATTGGCCTGCGCCGCTAGATCGGGCCAGACGCAAGCCACAGAGCTCTTGCTTGAACGGGGAGCAAATCCAAATCTGGGGAATGAAAGTGAGGGCTTGCCCCTTGCGATTGCAGCCAATCTAGGTCAAATCGAAATTGTTCGTCTTTTACTTGCATACGGCACCAACGTGAACCCCACTCCAGCTCACCAAGAGCTTCCTATCTACTCGGCAATGAGGgcaaaaaaaggaaacaagGTGGCCATGATAAGCCTGATTGCCGATCACATGAATCTCAATCTACTTCGGACAGGAGACGATAACCGAGTGACGCTCCTGACGATTGCCGCCGCGCTAGGTAGAGACGAGCTCGTCCAAGAGCTACTTCAGGAAGGTTGCTATCCAAATCATACATGGTCAGAAGAGGCTCTGTATGATAATCTAGGGTCTCAAGGACCACTAGAATGGGCTGCCGAGGAAGGATACGACTCAATAGTGAAGATGATACTCGCGCACGGCGTCATTGGGAACGGTCAAAAGCCTTTAACCCGTGCTATCCAAAATGGAAAACTACAGGTCGCCAAAGTCCTACTTAATAGATACTCGAAGGACTATCGAAAAAAAAGCTGGTTTAGCGATCTTTTGCTTTCCGCATTAAAGCATGATGCATGCTTCGAACTCCTAATGGACCACGGGGCTAATCCTACGtacgccgagaaggagggaaaGTTTTTGATCCAGCATGTGCTCGAGTCAGGACGTCCATCACTGGCCCAAGCATTACTCCGCCGAGGATTTCCGCTCGAATTCCCGCCCTCAACTCAATGGAATATAGAAAGATCCGTCTTGTTATCCGCAAGTCGTGGAGGTGTGGCGATGCTCGAACTCCTTTTCCAAAACGGATTTGATCTACTAGCCGCGGAAGACGACGATATACAACCCGCAATAAATGGCGCAATTCAACGAGGAGATGTTCCTGTTGCTAGCTTTTTCTTAAATCTAGGCTTCACAGTCCCTTACGACGATATGCTTCCGAAGCACATCAGCCAAGCCGCCCGCCTCCAAAGTTCCGATAGCCCCACTGAAATGTTACTTGATACGTTATTAAGAAGTGGGGTGGACATTAACGCTCGAGATGAACGCCAGCGCACCTGTATCTGGGACGCTATCACGCTTTACCATCCCAATCAACTGAACGTCCTTCTGCAAAGGGGTGCAGACCCCCGCCTTCAGGACGAAAATGGAGATAGTCCTTTGATATTTGCCTCGACACAAATCGAGCAGCCCATTTCTTGCTATGTGAAATGTGTTCAAATCCTCCTTGAATGGATCGAGCTCCACCGGACTGAGCTATCGCGTGAGGAGTTATACCAGGAGCTTTCAAAAGCAGAAGCTGGAGCAGTGAGGCATAATAACAAGAAGATAGTTCGGATGTTGCAGCGATTTCAACGCGTTCATTTCGATTCCGTGTGA
- a CDS encoding uncharacterized protein (ID:PFLUO_005135-T1.cds;~source:funannotate), which produces MHLPESQRRFMDSVQGALRKYDAQLKEINHKIWSNPELAYAEHSAHDHICELFDSLKSDEYQVRRHAYGLDTALEVEYTHGSGGRIIAFNAEYDALPGIGHACGHNLIATSSIAAFIATCEAMKANIQSSGVSGFTVRLLGTPAEESGGGKVRMLDNGAYKDVDACLMVHPVPMAPGNPDLFSMATVLEGGFLANDKVKVTFTGKPAHAAAAPWEGINALDAVVAAYVNISLLRQQILPTQKIHGVIVNGGDRPNIIPMSATVDYYIRSPTLKTLKPLTEKVLKCFEAAATATGCKLEYDWGISYNDLKTNLPICESYVSAMRALGHHTLLDNSGQKSALSGASTDMGNVSYAVPGFHGIFTIPAEGVNHTPQFTNGAGSPEGFQRCISCAAGMAIVACQFLVDDHFAEEVKKDFQKE; this is translated from the exons ATGCATCTTCCCGAATCCCAGAGACGCTTTATGGATAGTGTGCAAGGTGCACTCCGCAAGTATGATGCACAGCTCAAGGAGATCAATCACAAG ATCTGGTCAAACCCAGAGCTGGCATATGCTGAGCACAGTGCCCATGACCATATTTGCGAGCTCTTTGACAGCCTGAAATCGGATGAGTACCAAGTTCGCCGGCATGCCTATGGACTGGATACAGCCCTAGAGGTTGAGTATACCCATGGCAGCGGTGGACGCATCATCGCGTTTAATGCGGAATACGATGCCCTCCCAGGCATCGGACATGCATGCGGCCACAATCTGATCGCGACTAGCTCAATCGCAGCCTTCATTGCAACCTGTGAAGCAATGAAGGCTAATATCCAGTCCTCTGGCGTATCAGGATTTACTGTGCGTCTGCTTGGCACTCCAGCCGAAGAGTCTGGTGGTGGAAAAGTCCGTATGTTGGACAATGGAGCCTACAAAGATGTAGATGCATGTCTTATGGTTCATCCCGTTCCCATGGCGCCTGGCAACCCGGATCTTTTCAGCATGGCTACTGTGCTAGAAGGTGGATTCCTTGCCAACGACAAAGTTAAGGTGACATTCACGGGCAAGCCTGCGCatgccgctgctgctccttGGGAAGGTATCAATGCACTGGATGCTGTGGTAGCCGCGTATGTCAACATATCTCTGCTTCGACAACAGATCCTGCCGACGCAGAAAATACATGGTGTGATTGTCAATGGCGGTGATCGACCAAACATCATTCCTATGTCCGCCACAGTGGATTACTATATCCGATCACCAACTTTGAAGACCTTGAAGCCTCTGACAGAGAAGGTGCTCAAGTGCTTTGAAGCGGCTGCGACAGCGACGGGGTGTAAGCTTGAATACGACTG GGGTATCTCGTATAATGATCTGAAGACGAATCTCCCTATCTGCGAGAGCTATGTCTCGGCAATGCGGGCATTGGGCCACCATACCTTGCTAGATAATTCAGGGCAAAAGAGCGCGTTATCTGGAGCATCTACTGATATGG GCAACGTATCCTATGCTGTGCCAGGCTTCCATGGGATTTTCACCATTCCTGCCGAAGGAGTCAATCACACCCCTCAGTTTACTAACGGGGCTGGGTCACCTGAGGGGTTTCAGCGATGCATTTCCTGCGCTGCGGGTATGGCCATAGTTGCCTGCCAGTTCCTAGTGGATGATCACTTTGCCGAGGAAGTCAAAAAAGATTTCCAAAAGGAGTAA